GTTATGTATCCCAGCGTGATAGAGGGCCTCTACAACGCTCAGATAGGCGTCTTTAAGACCTACATATTTTCCGACCATAGCCACCTTTACCGAGCCAGAGGGCGAAGAGAAACCTTCCACCACCTTCCTCCAATCCGAGAGATCGGGGTCGGGGCCAGCGTCAAGACCGAGCTTACGGAGGATCAGTTTATCGAAGCCCTGATCGTAAAGGCTGAAAGGAACCTGGTAGATGGTGGACGCATCTCTGGCCTCGGCGATCGAATCGGAGGACACATTGCAGAAAAGAGCTATTTTCTCCTTCATGTCCTGAGGGACAGCCCTGTCGGAGCGACAGACAATGACGTCCGGCTGGATACCTATCTTTCTGAGCTCCTGAACGCTGTGCTGGGTCGGTTTGGTCTTCAGCTCTCCCGCCGCCCCTATATAGGGTACCAGTGTCACGTGACAGTAGAGGATATTCTCCCTGCCCACTTTGTTCCTAAGCTGCCTGATGGCCTCCAAAAAAGGCAGACCCTCTATGTCCCCTACGGTTCCACCTATCTCGGCTATCACCACGTCGACCCCTTCGGAGGCCCTTAGAACGGCCTGCTGAATCTCGTCGGTTACGTGAGGGATAACCTGCACCGTCCCGCCAAGATAGCCTCCCTTCCTCTCCCTGTCTATGACCCTGGAGTATATCTTTCCGGTAGTCAGGTTGTTAGCGGAGGAAAGGTCCTCGTCTATGAACCTCTCGTAGTGCCCCAGGTCCAGGTCGGTCTCCGCCCCGTCGTCGGTTACGAAAACCTCTCCGTGCTGGAAGGGATTCATAGTCCCTGCGTCCACGTTGATATACGGGTCCAGCTTGATTATGGAAACCTTGAAACCCCTTTTTTTGAGCAGTACACCGAGAGAAGCGGCGGTGATACCCTTTCCGAGAGAAGAAACCACTCCCCCTGTCACCAGGACGAACTTTGCCATACTATCTCACCATCCCAAAACAGATTAACGACAAAAGGGCATGACCGGTTATACCGGCCCATGCCCAATTATACAGGAAACACCGGAAAACTTCGGCCTCAACGGAGATATTTGAGGGGATTATCCGGTTTATTATTCACCCGAACCTCGAAATGAAGGTGAGGGCCGGTAGAGCGACCGCTAGTTCCGACGGTGGCTATTACCGCACCGGCGGAGACCTTCTGGCCCTTTCTGACGTAAAGCTTCTGACAGTGGGCGTAGAGGGTGCTGTACTTATTATCGTGCTTTATTACCACAACCCGGCCGTATGCTCCCATCCAGCCGGAGTGGACCACAGTACCGGCCTTGGCGGCCCTTATCTTCGTGTGGCGAGACCCCTTTATATCTACCCCTGTATGGAAAGAGCGACGCTTCGAGAGAGGATGCCTTCTCCACCCGAAAGGGCTGTTAATACGGCCAACAACAGGCCACCGGAAGGAGCTGCTGGACCGGCTCGAGGCGGTGGTAGATCTTCCGCTAGAGCTAGAGCGGGAGGACCCCTGTGCCACAGCCACCTGGCTGGCGCCGGGGAGAAAAAGCTCCTGACCTATGGACAACCTCTTGGGATCTACGTCGTTGATCTCTATTATTTTATCCATATCTACGGAATATCTCGTCGAGATAGAGCCTAGGTTATCTCCCTTTTTGACCTTGTAGAACAGGCCGTCCTGGTTAGGCACCTTTAAGGTCGCCCCGGGCTTCAGACGATCCGGGTCTCTTAGATCGTTGGCCCCGAAGAGGGTATCTATTGTGACGTTGAACTCGTTAGCGATGCTCCAGAGACTGTCTCCGTTCTTTACGGTATAGGTCTTTGTCTCCAGGGCCACCAGCTTATTCTCTATGGCCAAACGTTCTTCCTTACGGCGACGGACCTCGTCTAGGGTTACGTCTATATCGTCAGGGGTATTAGGTATAAGGAGCACCTGACCGAGGGACAGCCTGTCGGGATTCGCCAGGCCGTTTGCCTTGGCGATCTGCTCCTGGCTTACCTTGGCGTTTTTGGCCAGGTCGAAAAGGGTCTGACCGGACCGGACGGTATGCTCCACCCAGCCCACCGAGACCTCGTCGAGGGTAACCCCCTCCAGAACGTCAACCTTCCCTGGAGACTGCTCCTTCCGAGAGGAGGAGAGGGCCCCACTGGAGTCCCTTATATCGACCAGGCTCAGCCTTTTCTCCCTGTCCCCTTTATCCATCCTCTGAAGGAGGGAGGGTCTTTTAGGATCATCGGGCAAAACCTCGTCTAGGATAAGGTCGCCCTCCTCGTACATAGGCTCGGATAACAGAGGCCCTATACCGGTAGGACCGGGATCACCGGAGTTATTTTTCATGGCCACAAAAGCACTGGACATATCCACCACAACAAAGCCCGAGGGAACTCCGTCGCCAGAATCGGAATCGACTGAATATCCCCATCCGTCCGACTCCGCCTGTCTACCGGCGGAAACGGCCAGAAAAACGCCGACGCAAATAGACAGACCTACGACCATAAAAAAGCCCGTATGCCACGAAGACCTAGAGTTTCTTCCGCTCAAAATTCACCACGCCCCCTTGGCGGCAAAGCCCGCCGTTATTTAATCACTAATATCAAGAAGATTTAATTCCTTGCAAAAAGTCCACGTTGCTAGCCGTCTTTCTCAACCGTTCCATGATAAGGTTGAGAGCCCCTCCGTCGTCGACGTTGACCAGCTTCCGCCTAAGGACCCAGAGCTTCTGGAGATCCTCCTCGGACATGAGGAGATCCTCCCGTCTGGTGCCAGAACGGCCTATATCCACCGCAGGGAACATCCTCTGCTCCGCCAGCTTTCTGGACAGATGGATCTCCATATTGCCGGTGCCTTTGAACTCCTCGTAGATAACGTCGTCCATACGACTGCCTGTCTCCACAAGGGCGGTCCCTATTATGGTAAGGCTTCCGCCTTCCTCTATGTTTCTGGCGGCGCCGAAAAACCTCTTAGGGAAATAGAGAGCAGCGGGGTCCATTCCTCCCGAAAGGGTCCTTCCGGAAGGGGGGACTGTGAGGTTCGAGGCCCTTGCGAGACGGGTTATGGAATCGAGAAGGAGCACCACGTCCTTTCCAGCCTCCACAAGCCGTTTTGCCTTCTCTAGGGCTAGATTGGCAACCCTCATATGCTCTTCCGCAGGGCGATCGAAGGTAGAGGCGATTATCTCGCCGTCCACCGATCGGGATATGTCGGTTACCTCCTCAGGTCTCTCGTCTATGAGAAGGACCATCAGAATTATCTCAGGATGATTGGTGGTAACGGCGTTGGCTAGATCCTTGAGTATAGTGGTCTTGCCCGCCTTAGGGGGAGACACGATCAAAGACCTCTGGCCCTTTCCTATAGGGGAAAAAAGATCTATCAATCGGGTTGAAAGCCGGCGGTTCTCGGTCTCCAGTGAAAGTCTCTGATCGGGGAAAATAGGGGTTAACTGCCCAAAATGGGGACGGCGTTTGGCGGCCTCTGGATCGGTGAAGTTTACCACCTCGACTCGAAGCAACGCCTCGTAATGCTCCTGCTCCTTAGGGCGACGGACCATGCCCCATATGACGTCGCCGTTTCTGAGCCCAAAACGACGGATCTGAGACGCCGAGACGTATATATCGCCGTCGCTGGGAAGAAGGCCCTTAGGCCTCAAAAACCCGTAGCCCTCGGGAAGAATCTCAAGGGTTCCCCCACCAAACCGGGTGTTCATCTGCTTAGCCTGAGCTTCCAATATAGTGATTATAAGGTCGTCTTTCCGCAAAGATGAAAAGCCTGTAAGGTCCTCCTCCTTGGCGATCCGCTTGAGATCCACCAGGCTAAAGGACGCCAGTCGGCCGTAGGAATACCTCGGCCTAGGAGGAGACTTTCTCTCTTCCTCCTTAGGAGAATCGGAGACGACCCCGTTTTCTTCTAGCTCTATTTTTCTATCCTCTTGATTTATTTCCTGGGTCATTCCGCGATTATTCCTCTCATTGTGAATTTGCCTTAGATTCGTCGCTTGGTTCGACGGAAAAGGCCATCTTTCTGGCCTTACGTTCGTTGACGTCTATCTGAACAGAATAGGATCCCACAGGGAGGGGCGATCCGTCCTCCCGCAGAATATAGAACATGCGATAGTTGCTCTCGTCGTCCAGTATCTGGATCTCCTCGTGGACAAGCTGTCCACGAAAAAACCAGCTGAAACGGACCATATCGTCGTCGCCTCCGCTGTAGCCTAAAAGCACACAGAGCTGCCTGACGCCGAACTCAAACCGATTCCCCACACCCCATGGGATAGCCGAATCGTCGACATCGATGCACACCACCGCCTCATCAAGACGGAAGCTACCGAGATCCCCTCTGTAGCCGGTGATTATGACGAAGAAAATAGCGAAAAAGAGTATGGTAGAGAAGGAGAAGAGAGCAAAGGATTTTTTAGACTTCAAGGGCGAAACACCACTCTCCGAAGGACTGGTCCAAAGAGGAGGGACAAGGCCTAAATCTGGACCGGGCCAGAACTACAAACCAACCCTATAATATAGGGCACAAAGCACAGTGCGATAGTACCAGAAACTTAAGGGATAAGGCAAGGGCAACGGGACTTTTTTACCGAAAGGACGATATATATGACCGATAAGAGAACGAAAAAAATGGTTTTAGCCGCACTTACCGCCGCCATGGTGACCGGGGCCACGATTCTCAGCGTCCCTGTTCCGGGGTTTAGGCTCTATTTCAACCTAGGGGAGGGCATCATCTACACCGTGGCCATACTGTGGGGAGCCAAACAGGGAGCCATCGCAGGGGGACTAGGGGCGGCCCTAGCGGACCTCATACTGGGATACCCTATGTGGGCTCCTCTGACTTTGGTCATAAAAGGCCTAGAGGGCTACGTGGTCGGAACCCTGGCCCCTAGGGGCAGGTTAAAGGCCATGATCGCCGGAGCTGCGGTCATGGCCACAGGTTACACACTATCCGCAGGGCTTCTGTACGGCTGGGCCGCCGCACCGGTGGAGCTGGTCACCGACTTGGTCCAGACGGGAGTCGGAATAGCCATAGCCCTCCCTCTGTCATCTCTCCTGGAGAGCAAGCTCAAACCGGTGCTGTAAGCCGACGGATATCCTCTCCGATAGCCATCTGATCCTCCAGGGAAAAACCGTCCACCGACGGACTCCCCTGGAGGGTCACCCCGTCCACCGCCCCTTCGGCGACCTCCGCCTCTATCATAGCCCTGATCTCCTCGCCGGAGACACCGCACCAGAGGCCGGACTCCATGGATAGGAGCCCTGCAAGGGCGTAGCCTCCCCAGTCTGACACGTCCACCGGAATAGCCACGTCGGAGGAAACCACCGAAAGACAGGAGCCGTAGCCCGGCAGAATTCGAGACAGCCCCTCAAAGAGCTTTCCCATTCCCGCCTCGTTGCCACCGTCTCCGATGGAGATGGACTTTATCCCCTTATGGGACGCCAAGAGCAGCCCCTCGTCCAGCGGGACCACCGTGGAGGTTATAGCCTGGCCTCTCATGTTGTAGTATTCCCCGTCCTCCGCCCTGCCGAGCCTCTCTATATAGACCAACAGATCGGGCCCCCAGTCCAGAACCTCAGAACCAGAGCCAGCCACCGACACAGGAGGCCCTCCGATCGCCGACGATGCCCCCTGGACCACCGAAAGACATGACCTATCGGTCCAGAGGGACACTTCCTTTCCCCACAGGGCTAGAGCTCTGGCCAAGGCGACCGCCCCACCAGGACCGTCGGTCTCAGGCACTCCCGCTGAGGGGATGAAAAAACCCGTCACCACCCCAACCTTACTTGCCCCGCTTAAAAGCTCCAGGGCACGGGAAAGCATATCCCACCGACAGAGCCTGGAAGGCCCTCTCCCTGGCCGGTCGGACGCCACCAGGGAGATCAGCGATTCACATATGTCCTTCATATGCTCAGCTTGTCCACCAATTCGAGAAGCTCGGGGTTCAAGGGTTTTTTGCCCTCCCAGGAGGATTTCAGAGGGGAAGCCTTCATGCCGTGGCACACCGTCCCCACCATAATGCCTCTATCCCCCTCTAACATCCTCTCGATGGCGAAAGAGCCCAACCTGGACGCCAGAATGGTGTCGAAGGATGTCGGCGAACCTCCCCTCTGAATATAGCCCAGTACGGTGACCTTGGCGTCGTATCCTCCGGTATCCTGCAATCTGGCCTTCATCTCCACCGCCGACATAGCCCCTTCGGCGACGATGATGAGGGAGTGCTGTTTGCCCGACTTTCGGGACTGGTGGAGCCGATCGCACAGAAAACCTATATCGAATTTACGCTCCGGCACTACGACGAACTCCGCGCCGCTGGCAACCGCCACGTTTAAGGCCAAAAAGCCCGCCTCTCTGCCCATAACCTCGACTATAAACAGCCTGTCGTGACTGGATGCGGTGTCCCTCAGCTTCTTGACAGCCTCCAGGGCGGTGTTTAAGGCGGTGTCGTACCCGATGGTCTCGTCGGTCCCTACGACGTCGTTGTCGATGGTGCCGGGGATCCCCACCACAGGAACACCACGCCTGTGGAGCTCCCAGGCCCCTTTAAAGGACCCATCTCCCCCTATTACCACCAGACCGTCTATCTCCGCCTTCTCCATGGAGGATATGGCCGCAAGAAGGCCCTCTTCGGTCTTGAACCTCTCGCTCCTGGCAGTACGGAGGACCGTTCCGCCTCTGTGGATAATGCCACCGACGTCTCGGGGCTCGAGCCTCTGAAAGGCACCGTCCATAAGCCCCTCGTAGCCCTGTAGGACTCCGTAAACCTCCAGCTTCCTGTAAATGGCGGTACGGACCACCGCCCTGATGGCGGCGTTCATTCCGGGGGCATCGCCCCCGCTGGTGAGAACTGCGATTCGTCGCATACAAACCCCTCCCAACGAAAAAGACTCTAGCCTATTGTATCACGGTGAAGAAAAAAGCGAGTCAGAACCGTGAGGTCCTGACTCGCTAGGTTACAGGCTTAAGACTAGTT
The uncultured Dethiosulfovibrio sp. genome window above contains:
- a CDS encoding CTP synthase, whose protein sequence is MAKFVLVTGGVVSSLGKGITAASLGVLLKKRGFKVSIIKLDPYINVDAGTMNPFQHGEVFVTDDGAETDLDLGHYERFIDEDLSSANNLTTGKIYSRVIDRERKGGYLGGTVQVIPHVTDEIQQAVLRASEGVDVVIAEIGGTVGDIEGLPFLEAIRQLRNKVGRENILYCHVTLVPYIGAAGELKTKPTQHSVQELRKIGIQPDVIVCRSDRAVPQDMKEKIALFCNVSSDSIAEARDASTIYQVPFSLYDQGFDKLILRKLGLDAGPDPDLSDWRKVVEGFSSPSGSVKVAMVGKYVGLKDAYLSVVEALYHAGIHNDVKIDLIPIEAEDIETKGAEALLAGVDAILVPGGFGSRGIEGKIAAARYARENKVPYLGLCLGLQIAVMEFARNVCGLEGANSTEMDLSTAYPVIHLMEDQQGVVDLGGTMRLGAYRCDLVEGTKVRDAYGVDHVMERHRHRYEFNGEYRERFEGAGLKVAGVYSELNLVEVVELEDHPWYVGVQFHPEFKSRPVRPHPLFMGFIKAAL
- a CDS encoding LysM peptidoglycan-binding domain-containing protein, with protein sequence MSGRNSRSSWHTGFFMVVGLSICVGVFLAVSAGRQAESDGWGYSVDSDSGDGVPSGFVVVDMSSAFVAMKNNSGDPGPTGIGPLLSEPMYEEGDLILDEVLPDDPKRPSLLQRMDKGDREKRLSLVDIRDSSGALSSSRKEQSPGKVDVLEGVTLDEVSVGWVEHTVRSGQTLFDLAKNAKVSQEQIAKANGLANPDRLSLGQVLLIPNTPDDIDVTLDEVRRRKEERLAIENKLVALETKTYTVKNGDSLWSIANEFNVTIDTLFGANDLRDPDRLKPGATLKVPNQDGLFYKVKKGDNLGSISTRYSVDMDKIIEINDVDPKRLSIGQELFLPGASQVAVAQGSSRSSSSGRSTTASSRSSSSFRWPVVGRINSPFGWRRHPLSKRRSFHTGVDIKGSRHTKIRAAKAGTVVHSGWMGAYGRVVVIKHDNKYSTLYAHCQKLYVRKGQKVSAGAVIATVGTSGRSTGPHLHFEVRVNNKPDNPLKYLR
- the rho gene encoding transcription termination factor Rho; protein product: MTQEINQEDRKIELEENGVVSDSPKEEERKSPPRPRYSYGRLASFSLVDLKRIAKEEDLTGFSSLRKDDLIITILEAQAKQMNTRFGGGTLEILPEGYGFLRPKGLLPSDGDIYVSASQIRRFGLRNGDVIWGMVRRPKEQEHYEALLRVEVVNFTDPEAAKRRPHFGQLTPIFPDQRLSLETENRRLSTRLIDLFSPIGKGQRSLIVSPPKAGKTTILKDLANAVTTNHPEIILMVLLIDERPEEVTDISRSVDGEIIASTFDRPAEEHMRVANLALEKAKRLVEAGKDVVLLLDSITRLARASNLTVPPSGRTLSGGMDPAALYFPKRFFGAARNIEEGGSLTIIGTALVETGSRMDDVIYEEFKGTGNMEIHLSRKLAEQRMFPAVDIGRSGTRREDLLMSEEDLQKLWVLRRKLVNVDDGGALNLIMERLRKTASNVDFLQGIKSS
- a CDS encoding ECF transporter S component; the encoded protein is MTDKRTKKMVLAALTAAMVTGATILSVPVPGFRLYFNLGEGIIYTVAILWGAKQGAIAGGLGAALADLILGYPMWAPLTLVIKGLEGYVVGTLAPRGRLKAMIAGAAVMATGYTLSAGLLYGWAAAPVELVTDLVQTGVGIAIALPLSSLLESKLKPVL
- a CDS encoding glutamate cyclase domain-containing protein, with the translated sequence MKDICESLISLVASDRPGRGPSRLCRWDMLSRALELLSGASKVGVVTGFFIPSAGVPETDGPGGAVALARALALWGKEVSLWTDRSCLSVVQGASSAIGGPPVSVAGSGSEVLDWGPDLLVYIERLGRAEDGEYYNMRGQAITSTVVPLDEGLLLASHKGIKSISIGDGGNEAGMGKLFEGLSRILPGYGSCLSVVSSDVAIPVDVSDWGGYALAGLLSMESGLWCGVSGEEIRAMIEAEVAEGAVDGVTLQGSPSVDGFSLEDQMAIGEDIRRLTAPV
- the pfkA gene encoding 6-phosphofructokinase, yielding MRRIAVLTSGGDAPGMNAAIRAVVRTAIYRKLEVYGVLQGYEGLMDGAFQRLEPRDVGGIIHRGGTVLRTARSERFKTEEGLLAAISSMEKAEIDGLVVIGGDGSFKGAWELHRRGVPVVGIPGTIDNDVVGTDETIGYDTALNTALEAVKKLRDTASSHDRLFIVEVMGREAGFLALNVAVASGAEFVVVPERKFDIGFLCDRLHQSRKSGKQHSLIIVAEGAMSAVEMKARLQDTGGYDAKVTVLGYIQRGGSPTSFDTILASRLGSFAIERMLEGDRGIMVGTVCHGMKASPLKSSWEGKKPLNPELLELVDKLSI